The following proteins are co-located in the Deinococcus metallilatus genome:
- a CDS encoding PLP-dependent aminotransferase family protein, which produces MTSPASTLPPVDLTARLADRARRMNASAIREILKVTQQPDVISFAGGLPAPELFPLEDVRRATETVLSKYGPAALQYSTTEGHLPLREWIAARDGISPANVQIVTGSQQGLDLLGKILINEGDVVLVEAPTYLGALQSFQPYGPRYVELPTDEHGIDTGALEDVLKAHPAKLLYAIPNFQNPTGRTLSLERRRRLLELTAQYGVLVIEDDPYGKLRFTGEELPSLYALGLEMVGGDPNRSHVIYSSSFSKTLVPGLRDAWVQAARPIIEKLVQAKQGADLHTPTLNQMIVAELVGDVLPRQVEIVKKAYGERAQDMMARLREHFPAGVDFTTPEGGMFLWVTVPEGIDTVPLLAQAVERKVAFVPGSPFYALGGGHNTMRLSYSSATPEQIDRGIRALGETIRAAME; this is translated from the coding sequence ATGACTTCCCCCGCCTCCACCCTGCCCCCCGTGGACCTCACCGCGCGGCTGGCCGACCGGGCGCGGCGCATGAATGCCAGCGCCATCCGCGAGATTCTCAAGGTCACCCAGCAACCCGACGTGATCTCCTTCGCGGGCGGCCTCCCCGCGCCGGAACTGTTTCCCCTGGAGGACGTGCGCCGCGCGACCGAAACGGTGCTGAGCAAGTACGGTCCCGCCGCCCTGCAATACTCCACCACCGAGGGGCACCTCCCGCTGCGTGAGTGGATCGCGGCGCGGGACGGCATCAGCCCCGCCAACGTGCAGATCGTGACCGGCAGCCAGCAGGGCCTGGACCTGCTCGGCAAGATCCTGATCAACGAGGGCGACGTGGTGCTGGTGGAGGCGCCGACCTACCTGGGTGCGCTGCAATCCTTCCAGCCCTACGGGCCGCGCTACGTGGAGCTGCCCACCGACGAGCACGGCATCGACACCGGCGCGCTGGAAGACGTGCTGAAGGCCCACCCCGCCAAGCTGCTCTACGCCATCCCCAACTTCCAGAACCCCACCGGCCGGACGCTGAGCCTGGAACGCCGCCGCCGCTTGCTGGAGCTGACCGCCCAGTACGGGGTGCTGGTGATCGAGGACGACCCCTACGGCAAGCTGCGCTTCACCGGGGAGGAGTTGCCCAGCCTCTACGCGCTGGGCCTGGAGATGGTGGGCGGCGACCCGAACCGCAGTCACGTGATCTACTCCAGCTCCTTTTCCAAGACGCTGGTGCCCGGCCTGCGTGACGCCTGGGTGCAGGCCGCGCGGCCGATCATCGAGAAGCTGGTGCAGGCCAAGCAGGGCGCCGACCTGCACACGCCGACGCTGAACCAGATGATCGTCGCGGAACTGGTGGGGGACGTGCTGCCGCGTCAGGTCGAGATCGTGAAGAAGGCCTACGGCGAGCGCGCCCAGGACATGATGGCCCGCCTGCGGGAGCACTTCCCGGCGGGAGTGGACTTCACCACGCCCGAAGGCGGGATGTTCCTCTGGGTGACGGTGCCGGAAGGGATCGATACCGTGCCGCTGCTCGCCCAGGCCGTGGAGCGTAAGGTCGCCTTCGTGCCCGGCAGTCCCTTCTACGCGCTGGGCGGCGGCCACAACACCATGCGCCTGAGCTATTCGAGCGCAACGCCGGAGCAGATCGACCGGGGCATCCGGGCGCTGGGCGAGACGATCCGGGCGGCGATGGAGTAG
- the fba gene encoding class II fructose-1,6-bisphosphate aldolase — protein sequence MLVTGNDILIPARAGKYAVGAFNTNNMEITQAIIHTAEKLRSPVMVQMSEGAIKYGGQDLADIVIDLAQRSTVPVALHLDHGSSYDSALKAIKMGFTSVMIDASHYPFEENVHETRRVVEAAHAMGISVEAELGRLGGIEEHVVVDEKDAFLTDPEEAVKFVEETGTDYLAIAIGTSHGAYKGKGRPFIDLARIKRISELVSIPLVAHGSSGVPAELVQRFRDAGGEIGDAVGIADEDLQQAAQYGIAKVNVDTDLRLAMTTGVREVLKKNPKEFDPRKIFGPARDLMSQVVEHKMRVLGSVGKA from the coding sequence ATGCTCGTCACCGGTAACGACATCCTGATCCCCGCCCGCGCGGGCAAGTACGCCGTAGGGGCGTTCAACACCAACAACATGGAGATCACCCAGGCGATCATCCACACCGCCGAGAAGTTGCGCTCGCCCGTGATGGTGCAGATGAGTGAGGGGGCCATCAAGTACGGCGGGCAGGACCTGGCCGACATCGTGATCGACCTGGCCCAGCGCTCCACCGTGCCGGTCGCGCTGCACCTCGACCACGGCTCCAGCTACGACAGCGCGCTGAAGGCCATTAAGATGGGCTTTACCTCCGTCATGATCGACGCCTCGCACTATCCCTTCGAGGAGAACGTCCACGAGACGCGCCGGGTGGTCGAGGCCGCCCACGCGATGGGCATCAGCGTGGAGGCCGAACTCGGGCGGCTGGGCGGCATCGAGGAACACGTGGTCGTGGACGAAAAGGACGCTTTCCTGACCGACCCCGAAGAAGCGGTGAAGTTCGTCGAGGAAACCGGCACCGACTACCTCGCCATCGCCATCGGTACCAGCCACGGGGCGTACAAGGGCAAGGGCCGCCCCTTTATCGACCTGGCGCGCATCAAGCGCATCAGCGAACTCGTGTCCATCCCGCTCGTCGCGCACGGTTCCAGCGGCGTGCCTGCCGAACTGGTGCAGCGTTTCCGTGACGCGGGCGGCGAGATCGGGGACGCGGTGGGCATCGCGGACGAGGACCTGCAACAGGCCGCCCAGTACGGCATCGCCAAGGTGAACGTGGACACCGACCTGCGCCTGGCCATGACCACCGGCGTCCGCGAGGTGCTGAAGAAGAACCCCAAGGAATTCGACCCCCGCAAGATTTTCGGCCCCGCCCGTGACCTGATGAGTCAGGTGGTCGAGCACAAGATGCGCGTGCTGGGGAGCGTCGGCAAGGCCTGA
- the murI gene encoding glutamate racemase, with protein MTPEAPLGVFDSGVGGLSVLAELRRSLPHEHFLYLADTAHVPIGARPDEEIRDLTARAVAALHARGAKGVVVACNTASAFSLTHLRERYPDMPIIGLVPAVKPAVAATRSGVVGVLATPGTLRGTLLRDVIRQWADPAGVRVLTAVSAELVPLVEAGQANGERTRAVLRETLTPLAEAGADQLVLGCTHYPFLADSIRAEFGDTFALVDSGAAVARHTRNVLQQAGRLREEGGPGGVSYLVTGDPEASHPVIATLVGAGGQNVTVQQVTT; from the coding sequence ATGACCCCTGAAGCTCCCCTGGGCGTGTTCGACAGCGGCGTGGGCGGCCTGAGCGTGCTGGCGGAGTTGCGGCGCAGCCTGCCGCACGAGCACTTCCTCTATCTGGCCGATACGGCGCATGTGCCTATCGGCGCCCGCCCGGATGAAGAAATCCGCGATCTGACGGCGCGGGCGGTCGCGGCGCTGCACGCTCGGGGAGCAAAAGGCGTGGTGGTGGCCTGCAATACAGCGTCCGCCTTCAGCCTGACGCACCTGCGGGAGCGGTATCCCGACATGCCGATCATCGGCCTGGTGCCCGCCGTGAAGCCCGCCGTGGCGGCCACCCGCTCGGGCGTGGTGGGCGTGCTGGCGACCCCGGGGACACTGCGGGGCACCCTGCTGCGCGACGTGATCCGCCAGTGGGCCGACCCCGCCGGGGTGCGCGTCCTGACCGCCGTCAGCGCCGAACTGGTGCCGCTGGTGGAGGCCGGGCAGGCGAACGGTGAGCGGACGAGGGCCGTGCTGCGGGAAACGCTGACGCCGCTGGCGGAGGCAGGGGCCGATCAACTGGTGCTGGGCTGCACGCATTACCCCTTTCTGGCGGACAGCATCCGTGCGGAATTCGGCGACACCTTCGCGCTGGTGGACAGCGGCGCGGCGGTCGCGCGGCATACGAGGAACGTGCTGCAACAGGCAGGCAGGCTGCGGGAGGAAGGCGGGCCGGGGGGCGTCTCCTACCTCGTGACCGGTGACCCGGAGGCCAGCCACCCGGTGATCGCCACGCTGGTCGGCGCGGGCGGGCAGAATGTCACGGTGCAGCAGGTGACGACTTGA
- the rph gene encoding ribonuclease PH, whose translation MTLPPRTGRDALTPRPLSVQRGVNPHAPGSAHLKLGRTEILATVSVEDKPAPHMRGKKEGWLTAEYAMLPRATTDRQARERNLQNGRRHEIQRLLGRALRASLDLRHFRNQTLYVDCDVLVADGGTRVASVLAGYAALHDFADRLIHAGKLSEWPLAHAVGAASVGLIGDELRVDLDYAEDKVARADLNVVATDAGLLIEAQGGAEEGPITHAEYVRLLTAGVEAVGALLRELHRQL comes from the coding sequence TTGACCCTCCCCCCCCGAACCGGCCGCGACGCCCTGACGCCCCGGCCCCTCAGCGTGCAGCGCGGCGTGAACCCGCACGCGCCCGGCAGCGCCCACCTCAAGCTGGGGCGCACCGAGATTCTCGCCACCGTCAGCGTAGAGGACAAACCCGCGCCCCACATGCGCGGCAAGAAGGAAGGCTGGCTGACCGCCGAATACGCCATGCTGCCCCGCGCGACCACCGACCGCCAGGCCCGCGAACGCAACCTCCAGAACGGCCGCCGCCACGAGATTCAGCGCCTGCTGGGCCGCGCGCTCCGGGCCAGCCTCGACCTGCGCCACTTCCGCAACCAGACGCTCTATGTGGACTGCGACGTGCTGGTCGCGGACGGGGGGACGCGGGTCGCCAGTGTCCTGGCCGGATATGCCGCCCTGCACGACTTCGCGGACCGGCTGATCCACGCCGGGAAACTCAGCGAATGGCCCCTCGCGCACGCGGTCGGCGCGGCCAGCGTCGGGCTCATCGGTGACGAACTGCGCGTGGACCTCGACTACGCCGAGGACAAGGTCGCCCGCGCCGACCTGAACGTGGTCGCCACCGACGCGGGCCTGCTGATCGAGGCCCAGGGCGGCGCGGAGGAAGGCCCGATCACCCACGCCGAGTACGTCCGCCTGCTCACGGCGGGGGTGGAGGCGGTGGGCGCACTGCTCCGGGAACTGCACCGGCAATTGTAG